The Lysinibacillus timonensis nucleotide sequence TTTTTTGGCCGCTATCACTGTAAAGCACAAAACCCTCAATGTGGAAAATGCCCACTACTAGATGATTGCCGTGAAGGACAAAAACGATTAAAAAAGGGTTTGGTGAAATCATGATTTCATGTAATCCCGAAACAATTCAAAAAGAAGTAACGGATCCCTTCTTTTCTCAATGGGATATGTTAAGCATCAAGATTCATGAAGCACATGAACAAAGAAATGGACAAGCAAAAAGGTTAATGGAAGAAGGAATATCATTATTTGAACAATTAATCGTTCAGTGTTCAAGCACTGAAGAACAATCGATTA carries:
- a CDS encoding YpoC family protein, which produces MISCNPETIQKEVTDPFFSQWDMLSIKIHEAHEQRNGQAKRLMEEGISLFEQLIVQCSSTEEQSITMNNEYEVLPLNGLERLSFIKARPAQYACYRQLDELFKETKKKLARLRIKARK